A single genomic interval of halophilic archaeon DL31 harbors:
- a CDS encoding Na+/solute symporter (PFAM: Sodium/solute symporter~KEGG: hje:HacjB3_04185 Na+/solute symporter), producing MSVVLQVAIVVGYLLAALAVGLLAYRLTERTAEDYYLAGRSLGTVVLLFTTFATLLSAFTFFAGPNIAYRFGPEWILVMGLMDGVLFGLLWYVVGFKQWLLGQQHGYVTLGELLGKRFDAPRLRGGVAFVSLFWLFPYVMLQQDGAGSALAALTNGAVPYWLGAGIITGFMILYVVLAGMRGVAWTDTLQGAFMLVVVWTALLWVLYAVGGASTATAALAASNPEFLRLGGGFYAVPNFLSTAVGIAFGVTMFPQVNQRFFAGDSETVLKRSFALWPILVLLLFVPAFMLGAWGAGLGVEMPASGNILPAILAEYTPGWFAAVVVAGAMAAMMSSSDSMLLSGSSYFTRDLYRPFVADEVDERREDRLARVGVVAFALATYAMSLYNRSIEGTWSLFRIGDTAFGGFAQLALPVMLALYWDGTSREGLAAGIFGSQLFFLLTVFQPETWVGGVPLAGSALAGLLEPAFGLFASSYVGGWGANVVGMGLGLVLTVAGSLLTAGRN from the coding sequence GTGAGCGTCGTGTTGCAGGTCGCTATCGTCGTCGGCTACCTCCTGGCGGCGCTGGCGGTCGGCCTCCTCGCCTACCGGCTGACCGAGCGGACGGCAGAGGACTACTACCTCGCCGGGCGGTCGCTGGGCACCGTCGTGTTGCTGTTCACGACGTTCGCCACGCTACTCTCAGCGTTTACCTTCTTCGCCGGGCCGAATATCGCCTACAGATTCGGCCCTGAGTGGATTCTCGTGATGGGGCTGATGGACGGCGTGCTGTTCGGGCTGCTCTGGTACGTTGTCGGTTTCAAACAGTGGCTGCTGGGACAGCAACACGGCTACGTTACGTTGGGAGAGCTGCTGGGCAAGCGATTCGACGCGCCGCGGCTCCGCGGCGGCGTCGCCTTCGTTAGCCTGTTCTGGCTCTTTCCCTACGTGATGCTCCAGCAGGACGGCGCCGGCTCCGCGCTGGCAGCGCTCACGAACGGCGCGGTCCCCTACTGGCTCGGTGCGGGGATAATTACGGGGTTTATGATTCTCTACGTCGTGCTCGCGGGGATGCGCGGCGTCGCCTGGACCGACACCCTCCAGGGGGCGTTCATGCTCGTGGTCGTCTGGACGGCGCTGCTCTGGGTGCTCTACGCGGTCGGTGGCGCGTCGACAGCGACAGCCGCGCTCGCAGCGTCCAACCCAGAGTTCCTCAGATTGGGTGGCGGCTTCTATGCGGTGCCGAACTTCCTCTCGACGGCAGTGGGTATTGCCTTCGGCGTCACGATGTTCCCGCAGGTGAACCAGCGGTTCTTCGCCGGCGACTCCGAGACCGTGCTCAAGCGCTCGTTCGCGCTCTGGCCGATACTCGTGCTCCTGCTGTTCGTCCCGGCGTTCATGCTCGGTGCGTGGGGTGCGGGGCTGGGCGTGGAGATGCCCGCGTCAGGCAACATTCTGCCCGCGATTCTCGCGGAATACACGCCGGGGTGGTTCGCTGCCGTCGTCGTCGCGGGCGCGATGGCCGCGATGATGTCCTCCTCGGACTCGATGCTGCTCTCGGGCTCCTCATACTTCACGCGGGACCTCTACCGGCCGTTCGTCGCCGACGAGGTGGACGAGCGGCGTGAGGACCGCCTCGCCCGGGTCGGCGTCGTTGCCTTCGCGCTCGCGACCTACGCGATGAGCCTCTACAACCGCTCCATAGAGGGAACGTGGAGCCTCTTCCGGATTGGCGACACCGCCTTCGGGGGGTTCGCCCAGCTCGCGCTGCCCGTTATGCTTGCGCTCTACTGGGACGGCACCAGCCGCGAGGGACTGGCAGCGGGCATCTTCGGCAGTCAGCTCTTCTTCCTCCTGACGGTGTTCCAGCCCGAGACGTGGGTGGGTGGGGTTCCGCTGGCCGGCTCGGCGCTCGCTGGACTACTCGAACCCGCCTTCGGCCTGTTCGCAAGCAGCTACGTCGGCGGCTGGGGCGCGAACGTCGTCGGGATGGGGCTGGGGCTGGTGCTGACCGTTGCTGGGTCGCTGTTGACTGCGGGGCGGAACTAG
- a CDS encoding hypothetical protein (KEGG: hje:HacjB3_04180 hypothetical protein), protein MRDRTRKTGWAVVFAVVVAFAIPWFLWRDATVVAGLPVWLWWHIGWLMLTSVIFYVFSQWGWGLWVGGDRV, encoded by the coding sequence ATGCGAGATCGAACGCGCAAAACCGGTTGGGCGGTGGTGTTCGCGGTTGTCGTCGCCTTCGCCATCCCGTGGTTCCTCTGGCGCGATGCGACCGTCGTGGCCGGCCTCCCCGTCTGGCTCTGGTGGCATATCGGCTGGCTGATGCTCACATCCGTGATTTTCTACGTTTTCTCCCAGTGGGGCTGGGGGCTCTGGGTTGGGGGTGACCGCGTGTGA
- a CDS encoding AIR synthase related protein domain protein (PFAM: AIR synthase related protein, C-terminal; AIR synthase related protein~KEGG: hvo:HVO_2502 hydrogenase expression/formation protein), whose product MTDRGKVDRAFFSQHVAPRLGADREDVALGPSHGVDFGLLDLDGTGLAMATDPVSILPELGFERAGRFALHIVLSDVAVSGNMPTHLAISLALPASTTSEQFDALWSAIDAECRDLGTTIVTGHTAQYPGASYPWVGAATAMAVCDPATVVRPDGARPGDTLLVTRGPAVETTGLFASLYPEALRERGLDASTVAEAAERLEEVRLVRDAVTAAEAGDVSAMHDATEGGLLGAFCEMAGSAGVHFDIDPEDVPVRPGVEAVCEALEVDPWTVTTSGTLVAAVSPEDAEAVRAALEARGTPVGFAGEVVAGSGVSFRGVEWTEPPRDPSWDAYATLAAE is encoded by the coding sequence ATGACTGACCGCGGGAAAGTCGACCGTGCGTTCTTCAGCCAGCACGTCGCGCCGCGGCTGGGCGCCGACCGCGAAGACGTGGCGCTCGGGCCGTCTCACGGCGTCGATTTTGGCCTGCTGGACCTCGACGGAACCGGGCTGGCGATGGCGACAGATCCCGTGTCAATCCTGCCCGAACTGGGGTTCGAACGCGCTGGGCGCTTCGCGCTCCACATCGTCCTCTCGGACGTTGCAGTCAGCGGGAACATGCCAACCCATCTCGCGATTTCGTTGGCGCTCCCAGCGTCCACGACGAGCGAGCAGTTCGACGCGCTCTGGAGCGCTATCGACGCCGAGTGCCGCGACCTCGGGACCACCATCGTCACCGGCCACACCGCCCAGTATCCGGGGGCCTCTTACCCCTGGGTTGGCGCCGCGACGGCGATGGCCGTCTGTGACCCAGCGACGGTGGTTCGACCGGACGGCGCCCGTCCCGGCGATACACTGCTCGTCACGCGCGGGCCAGCCGTCGAGACGACGGGGCTGTTCGCCTCACTCTACCCGGAAGCGCTTCGCGAGCGCGGACTCGACGCCAGCACCGTGGCCGAGGCAGCCGAACGGCTTGAGGAGGTTCGATTGGTTCGCGACGCCGTAACCGCCGCCGAAGCCGGCGACGTGTCAGCGATGCACGACGCCACAGAGGGCGGTCTCCTCGGCGCGTTCTGTGAGATGGCGGGGAGCGCCGGCGTGCATTTCGACATCGACCCCGAGGATGTGCCGGTTCGGCCGGGCGTCGAGGCTGTCTGTGAAGCGCTCGAAGTTGATCCGTGGACGGTGACGACGTCGGGGACGCTCGTCGCCGCCGTTTCACCAGAGGACGCCGAGGCAGTTCGCGCTGCGCTCGAGGCCCGCGGGACGCCCGTCGGGTTCGCTGGCGAGGTGGTCGCCGGGTCTGGGGTCTCCTTCCGTGGTGTGGAGTGGACCGAGCCGCCACGGGATCCGTCGTGGGACGCCTACGCTACCCTCGCTGCGGAGTAG
- a CDS encoding regulatory protein ArsR (KEGG: hbo:Hbor_18830 transcriptional regulator~PFAM: HTH transcriptional regulator, ArsR~SMART: HTH transcriptional regulator, ArsR), producing the protein MSGLLPSESDAVAAEDADDSGGTRLLWLDDDDAETLLGSLSSDTARSVLITLHEEPKTASELADHVDTSLQNVRHHLNSLMEAELVETTDTRYSVKGREMAVYEPVNDSLVLCVGDTEERTSLLSSLRKYIGAAAALVVGSLLVQSTFGLALPGTEGPTSPRVADSVGSSGELLGVVSPGTAFLAGGLVVLLVVALTTYRKTH; encoded by the coding sequence ATGTCCGGGCTCCTCCCGTCCGAATCGGACGCTGTCGCCGCCGAGGATGCGGACGACTCTGGGGGGACACGCTTGCTGTGGCTCGACGACGACGACGCCGAGACGCTGCTCGGTTCACTCTCGTCGGACACCGCTCGGTCGGTGCTCATCACGCTCCACGAGGAGCCGAAAACCGCCTCTGAGCTGGCCGACCACGTCGACACCTCCCTGCAGAACGTCCGTCATCACCTCAACAGCCTCATGGAGGCGGAGTTGGTCGAGACCACCGACACCCGCTACTCGGTCAAAGGACGCGAAATGGCAGTCTACGAGCCGGTCAACGATTCGCTCGTGCTCTGTGTCGGCGACACCGAGGAACGCACCTCGCTGCTCTCCTCACTCCGAAAGTATATCGGTGCTGCTGCGGCGCTGGTGGTGGGGAGCCTCCTCGTGCAGTCGACGTTCGGTCTGGCTCTCCCGGGAACCGAAGGTCCGACCAGCCCCCGCGTTGCGGACTCTGTCGGCAGTTCCGGTGAACTGCTTGGCGTCGTCTCGCCTGGAACTGCGTTCCTCGCAGGCGGGCTCGTCGTGCTCCTGGTCGTGGCGTTGACCACCTACCGGAAGACTCACTGA
- a CDS encoding kynureninase (TIGRFAM: Kynureninase~KEGG: hvo:HVO_2503 kynureninase~PFAM: Aminotransferase, class V/Cysteine desulfurase) produces MSVFSVSRDAVAARDEDDPLAPFRERFEVPGEQYMDGNSLGPVSEDAERTLDRVVAEWRERGIKGWTDGEQPWWEYAEYLGSRLAPYVGAESDEVVIANSTTVNIHTLIGTFLDHVAETPGAVEDSPIDASGTVVVANELDFPTDHYAIRAQFEQRGLDPDEHLRLVESRDGRTIAQADIEAAMDEDVGILFMPTVLYRSGQLFDVAGLTELAHEHGALAGFDAAHSVGAVPHEFSAADVDFAVWCSYKYLNAGPGAIAGLYVNERYHGLRPALPGWWGNEKESQFDLDLTYTPEPAAGAWQVGTVPMLSAAPLEGSLDLLDEAGIDRIREKTLELTDLLARLVDELAEAGYEYAVGTPRERNRRGGHVAVEHPDADRVSQALRERGVVVDYRRPNVVRICPAPLYTGYEDVYEVAHELKDIIDEEAHEQFSASEGVS; encoded by the coding sequence ATGAGCGTCTTCTCGGTCTCCCGCGATGCCGTGGCCGCCCGCGACGAGGACGACCCGCTCGCCCCGTTTCGCGAGCGATTCGAGGTCCCCGGTGAACAGTACATGGACGGCAACTCCCTCGGACCTGTCTCCGAGGACGCCGAACGCACGCTGGACCGCGTCGTTGCGGAGTGGCGCGAACGCGGTATCAAAGGGTGGACCGACGGCGAACAGCCCTGGTGGGAGTATGCTGAGTATCTCGGGTCCAGACTCGCCCCCTACGTGGGCGCCGAAAGCGACGAAGTGGTCATCGCGAACTCCACGACAGTCAACATCCACACGCTCATCGGCACGTTTCTCGACCACGTCGCCGAGACACCAGGAGCCGTCGAGGACTCACCCATCGACGCCTCGGGGACCGTCGTCGTCGCCAACGAACTGGACTTTCCGACAGACCACTACGCGATCCGGGCGCAGTTCGAGCAGCGTGGCCTTGACCCCGACGAGCACCTCCGACTTGTCGAGAGTCGGGACGGTCGGACAATCGCGCAGGCGGATATCGAGGCGGCGATGGACGAGGACGTCGGTATTCTGTTCATGCCGACCGTGCTCTACCGCTCCGGACAGCTGTTCGACGTCGCGGGACTGACAGAGTTGGCCCACGAGCACGGCGCGCTGGCTGGCTTCGATGCCGCCCACTCAGTGGGGGCGGTGCCACACGAGTTCTCTGCTGCCGACGTCGACTTCGCCGTCTGGTGTTCCTACAAATATCTCAACGCCGGCCCGGGAGCGATTGCCGGGCTCTACGTCAACGAACGCTACCACGGCCTCCGGCCGGCACTTCCGGGCTGGTGGGGCAACGAGAAGGAGAGTCAGTTCGACCTCGACCTAACCTACACCCCCGAGCCCGCTGCGGGCGCGTGGCAGGTGGGAACGGTGCCGATGCTCTCGGCGGCGCCGCTCGAGGGGTCGTTGGACCTGCTCGACGAGGCAGGAATCGACCGTATCCGCGAGAAAACTCTGGAACTGACTGATCTGCTCGCGCGACTCGTCGATGAGTTGGCCGAGGCCGGCTACGAGTACGCAGTCGGCACCCCTCGAGAAAGGAACCGACGCGGGGGCCACGTTGCAGTCGAGCATCCAGACGCCGACCGGGTGAGTCAAGCCCTGCGTGAACGCGGCGTCGTCGTCGACTACCGGCGGCCGAACGTCGTCAGAATCTGTCCCGCACCGCTCTACACTGGCTACGAAGATGTGTACGAGGTGGCCCACGAGCTGAAAGATATCATCGACGAAGAGGCGCACGAGCAGTTTTCCGCGAGTGAGGGCGTCTCGTAG
- a CDS encoding hypothetical protein (KEGG: hma:rrnAC1728 hypothetical protein), with translation MTTHIVPVGFDYDRLIAPLIRDQFTVDRVVLLEGAVGSEANVEYSRNLAEKLEGDFQNLLGAETERLVLADVYDYDTAFVRGYDLINAELDAGSEVWVNVSSIPRPVSFALATAAHSIILERGADRERLHTYYTAPEKYLETELAEELRDARSTLSEVAEGNVDEAAVDERLESIGALLAEFDEEYTDSFRSKVIYNVDRLGPGGKAYLEQEEHGNSHRTSLSRIGELWVRAHADDPPEALS, from the coding sequence ATGACCACCCACATCGTCCCGGTCGGCTTCGATTACGACCGGCTGATCGCGCCGCTCATCCGCGACCAGTTCACCGTGGACCGAGTCGTGCTGCTGGAGGGGGCGGTCGGCTCCGAGGCCAACGTCGAGTACTCCCGGAATCTCGCCGAGAAGCTCGAGGGCGATTTCCAGAACCTGCTCGGCGCCGAGACCGAACGCCTCGTACTTGCGGACGTGTACGACTACGACACTGCCTTCGTGCGGGGCTATGACCTCATCAACGCCGAACTCGACGCCGGCAGCGAGGTCTGGGTCAACGTCTCCTCGATACCCCGCCCGGTGAGCTTCGCCCTTGCCACCGCGGCCCACTCCATTATCCTCGAACGGGGTGCGGACCGCGAACGGCTCCATACCTACTACACCGCCCCGGAGAAATATCTCGAAACAGAACTCGCCGAGGAGCTCCGAGACGCCCGCTCGACCCTCTCGGAAGTGGCCGAAGGAAACGTCGATGAGGCGGCCGTCGACGAACGTCTCGAGAGCATCGGCGCGCTGCTCGCGGAGTTCGACGAGGAGTACACCGATAGCTTCCGCTCGAAGGTCATCTACAACGTCGACCGGCTCGGCCCCGGCGGCAAGGCGTATCTCGAACAGGAAGAACACGGCAACTCCCACCGCACCTCGCTCTCACGGATCGGCGAGCTCTGGGTTCGTGCCCACGCCGATGACCCGCCCGAAGCGCTCTCCTGA
- a CDS encoding Water Stress and Hypersensitive response domain-containing protein (SMART: Water Stress/Hypersensitive response domain~KEGG: hvo:HVO_1184 membrane protein NosY precursor): MLGGKLTAASTLKVVAAVVGVLTLSIGGAWTAGLIGAPAVAGVENRFGDVNETTTTIESEVIINNPNPVSLRLAGLAIDYAVEMNGIRMATGGREGVKIEQQGNSTIPLTTMMANEKLPAWWASHVRNGENTSLVIDASIRSEMLDRSFEPQITRSINTSIIAAFNSDEDHPIEANQPALSDPVLWLNSTSGSWGEVDNETTEIDMAFDLYNPNPAPIVISNLGYEIRMNNVVMGAGSTDKSTAIAPGELETVHATTLLENENLDEWWVTHLQNNQTTHLEVEFYAQVDFSAIGGGTTRIPLDTYEQTIETDMFGTKGANESGSETDSGTPTETSTETENGGGQTESPTAKPTPTPTETPTASPTPTGTETDDGLL; encoded by the coding sequence ATGCTGGGTGGGAAACTCACAGCGGCGTCGACCCTGAAAGTAGTGGCCGCGGTGGTGGGCGTGCTGACGCTCTCTATCGGCGGTGCGTGGACCGCAGGGCTCATCGGTGCCCCCGCTGTGGCGGGCGTCGAGAACCGATTCGGCGACGTCAACGAGACGACGACAACAATCGAAAGCGAGGTCATCATCAACAACCCCAACCCCGTTAGCCTCCGGCTGGCCGGCCTCGCTATCGACTACGCGGTGGAAATGAACGGCATCCGCATGGCCACGGGCGGACGGGAGGGGGTCAAAATCGAGCAGCAGGGCAACAGCACCATCCCGCTCACAACGATGATGGCCAACGAGAAGCTCCCTGCATGGTGGGCCAGCCACGTCCGAAACGGGGAGAACACCAGCCTCGTCATCGACGCGTCCATCCGGTCTGAGATGCTCGACCGCTCGTTCGAGCCACAGATCACACGCAGTATCAACACGAGCATCATCGCGGCGTTCAACAGCGACGAGGACCACCCCATCGAGGCGAACCAGCCTGCGCTCTCGGACCCGGTGCTGTGGCTCAACAGCACATCCGGGTCGTGGGGCGAGGTCGACAACGAAACGACGGAAATTGACATGGCGTTCGATCTCTACAACCCCAACCCCGCTCCGATCGTCATCTCCAATCTGGGCTACGAAATCAGGATGAACAATGTCGTGATGGGTGCGGGCTCGACCGACAAATCCACCGCCATTGCGCCGGGTGAGCTGGAGACGGTTCACGCCACAACGCTGCTCGAGAACGAGAATCTCGACGAGTGGTGGGTGACCCACCTCCAGAACAACCAGACCACCCACCTCGAAGTCGAGTTCTACGCGCAGGTCGATTTCTCCGCCATCGGCGGCGGCACCACGCGCATCCCGCTGGACACGTACGAGCAGACCATCGAGACGGACATGTTCGGGACGAAAGGAGCGAACGAATCGGGGTCCGAGACGGACAGTGGTACGCCGACTGAGACGTCGACAGAAACAGAGAACGGTGGTGGGCAGACAGAGAGCCCAACCGCGAAACCTACCCCCACGCCGACGGAGACACCTACGGCGTCGCCGACGCCGACCGGGACTGAAACTGACGACGGACTACTCTGA
- a CDS encoding major facilitator superfamily MFS_1 (PFAM: Major facilitator superfamily MFS-1~KEGG: hvo:HVO_1349 sugar transporter), producing MTRRLFGTLCGLVFFVNFGRVAFAPLVEPLQAAFGVGPAAIGTVTTLVWVGSAVPRLPAGYLLTRVPREWVVVGTGALLTVAALATSAANSLLTLRVGGFVIGLASGVYFVAAIPLVGELMPGQRGRAVGIHGTASQLAAVLAPAAVVALLVVDTWRATFWLLAAAAGLSTVALALLIRRRPESVPSPPAGEREFTAALSHWRVILAGIAFVAGTGLVWQGLFNFYIPYLTEAKGLDSSTANSLLTLVFAAGVPAFWLSGRLADRLPHVPYLLGINAGFLVCLVALVFADSLLAVTAVTAVIGLVIHGLFPAIDTYMLGTLPAADRTSAYAVFSGLALLLESTGSGIVGSLRGAGYAFDAVFTGAAVVLAVLVLGLTGLWVSGIVPTTTASADN from the coding sequence GTGACGCGACGGCTCTTCGGGACACTCTGCGGGCTGGTCTTCTTCGTCAACTTCGGGCGGGTGGCGTTCGCGCCCTTGGTCGAGCCGCTGCAAGCGGCCTTCGGGGTCGGCCCGGCCGCCATCGGGACGGTGACGACCCTTGTCTGGGTCGGCTCTGCAGTCCCACGGCTCCCGGCTGGCTATCTCCTCACTCGCGTTCCGCGGGAGTGGGTCGTCGTGGGGACGGGAGCGTTGCTCACCGTCGCCGCATTGGCCACGAGTGCTGCGAACTCCCTGCTGACACTCCGAGTCGGCGGCTTCGTCATCGGGCTCGCCTCCGGTGTCTACTTTGTCGCCGCTATCCCGTTAGTCGGGGAACTTATGCCAGGGCAGCGCGGCCGCGCGGTCGGTATCCACGGCACGGCCAGCCAACTGGCCGCCGTTCTTGCACCTGCTGCTGTCGTTGCCCTCCTCGTCGTCGATACGTGGCGAGCGACGTTTTGGCTGCTCGCGGCTGCCGCCGGCCTGTCGACGGTCGCGCTTGCGCTCCTGATTCGCCGTCGTCCCGAGTCAGTCCCCTCGCCACCCGCGGGCGAGCGAGAGTTCACGGCCGCGCTGAGCCACTGGCGAGTCATCCTCGCGGGCATCGCGTTCGTGGCCGGCACGGGGTTGGTCTGGCAGGGCCTGTTCAACTTCTACATCCCCTATCTGACGGAGGCCAAGGGGCTCGACAGCTCGACGGCCAACTCGTTGCTGACGCTGGTGTTCGCCGCCGGCGTTCCCGCGTTCTGGCTCTCCGGCCGCTTGGCCGACCGGCTCCCGCACGTTCCCTACCTGCTCGGGATTAACGCGGGCTTTCTCGTCTGTCTGGTCGCGCTCGTCTTTGCGGACTCGTTGCTCGCAGTCACGGCGGTCACGGCCGTCATCGGGCTGGTCATCCACGGGCTGTTCCCGGCGATTGATACGTACATGCTTGGGACGCTCCCGGCGGCCGACCGCACCAGCGCCTACGCAGTCTTCAGTGGGCTCGCGCTCCTCCTGGAGTCGACTGGCTCCGGCATCGTGGGCTCGCTTCGGGGCGCCGGCTACGCCTTCGATGCGGTGTTCACGGGAGCTGCGGTTGTACTCGCAGTTCTCGTCCTCGGCCTCACGGGGCTCTGGGTGAGTGGTATCGTTCCCACCACAACAGCGTCCGCCGACAACTGA
- a CDS encoding peptidase S8 and S53 subtilisin kexin sedolisin (PFAM: Peptidase S8/S53, subtilisin/kexin/sedolisin~KEGG: hbo:Hbor_18820 subtilase family protease) yields the protein MRERYTAVVFAVVILVSSVSLALPGAGTAGSNPFENLDPGESLESQPATVDTQPAEHGSTFASIDSLHEAGVDGESASIGVIGNRFDANRQSIAGAVTASRQFGGRGAIFASDRHDTAVAEIVVRTAPKSDLYLASVGRDASPERYAVAVQWLLEQDVDVVVDSASYFPADADGMDQLNAVAAEAADSGVVFVTSAGNYADRHWRGTASGEGWLSFGTNTAYNTLGDGPVSGDASLRLYWEGNTDFDLFLYRNEPGEDTLVAKSVTNQSSNGTHSEAIDVALPRGEYYVAVRGDAVANNTTIDLFSAGHDLSVTSETGGMVAPATAENVIAVGAVDAVSGDARPYSSSGSSLDIFAPDGAWTRAAGEFYGSSAAAPLVAGTVALMVSQNESLTPAETQSVLQRTAVHVDGRLYLDTPRAVDTVSTRVLSDLPRPAWLTPGTVSESVGDSWRSAPPYGNETASIDEDTATPNSTQNATAERDWETGL from the coding sequence ATGAGGGAACGATACACCGCCGTTGTCTTCGCCGTCGTGATTCTGGTGAGCAGTGTCTCGCTTGCGTTGCCGGGCGCTGGGACCGCCGGGAGCAACCCCTTCGAGAATCTTGACCCTGGCGAGTCGTTGGAGAGTCAGCCTGCGACGGTGGACACTCAACCAGCCGAACACGGTTCGACGTTCGCCAGTATCGACTCCCTCCACGAAGCCGGTGTCGACGGCGAATCCGCCTCTATCGGCGTCATCGGCAACCGATTCGACGCCAACCGCCAGTCGATCGCGGGCGCAGTAACCGCCAGTCGGCAGTTCGGCGGCCGGGGAGCCATCTTCGCCAGTGACCGCCACGACACGGCAGTCGCCGAAATCGTTGTCCGAACCGCACCGAAGTCCGACCTCTATCTGGCCAGCGTCGGTCGAGACGCGAGTCCCGAACGCTACGCCGTAGCCGTCCAGTGGTTGCTCGAACAAGACGTCGACGTGGTCGTCGATTCGGCCAGCTACTTCCCTGCTGACGCCGACGGAATGGACCAGCTGAACGCAGTCGCAGCCGAGGCTGCCGACAGTGGCGTGGTGTTCGTCACCTCGGCGGGCAACTACGCGGACCGGCACTGGCGAGGGACTGCCTCGGGTGAGGGATGGCTCTCGTTCGGTACCAACACAGCCTACAACACACTCGGTGATGGCCCGGTTTCCGGGGACGCCTCGCTCCGACTCTACTGGGAGGGCAACACCGACTTCGACCTCTTTCTCTACCGGAACGAACCCGGCGAGGACACGCTGGTCGCCAAATCAGTGACGAACCAATCCAGTAACGGCACCCACTCGGAGGCCATCGACGTGGCGCTCCCCCGTGGGGAGTACTACGTTGCTGTTCGGGGCGACGCAGTCGCGAACAACACCACTATCGACCTCTTCTCAGCCGGCCACGACCTGTCGGTGACCAGCGAGACTGGTGGGATGGTCGCACCCGCGACGGCCGAGAACGTCATCGCAGTCGGCGCAGTCGACGCCGTAAGTGGGGATGCTCGACCCTACAGTTCGAGCGGGTCCAGTTTGGATATCTTCGCGCCCGACGGCGCGTGGACGCGGGCTGCCGGAGAGTTCTACGGCAGTTCGGCTGCCGCGCCGCTGGTCGCAGGGACGGTCGCGTTGATGGTTTCCCAGAATGAGAGTCTCACGCCCGCCGAGACCCAGTCCGTCCTCCAGCGGACGGCGGTCCATGTAGACGGCCGACTCTATCTCGACACGCCACGTGCGGTCGACACCGTCTCGACTCGCGTCCTCTCGGATTTACCGCGCCCTGCGTGGTTAACCCCCGGAACCGTGAGTGAATCCGTCGGGGATAGTTGGCGGTCTGCTCCGCCGTACGGGAACGAAACTGCCTCGATAGATGAGGACACGGCAACTCCGAATTCGACCCAGAACGCGACAGCCGAACGCGACTGGGAAACCGGGCTGTGA